The proteins below are encoded in one region of Epinephelus lanceolatus isolate andai-2023 chromosome 7, ASM4190304v1, whole genome shotgun sequence:
- the selenoh gene encoding selenoprotein H has protein sequence MASTAGRRGRKRKAEVQAEEEKPSVEEKKDGGEEEENGQEGQRVVIEHCKSURVYGRNAQEVKTALLAAHPELTVVLNPKAPRRNSFEIILLDGGKETSLWTGIKKGPPRKLKFPQPDVVVAALQEALKAE, from the exons ATGGCGTCTACTGCAG GTCGCCGAGGGAGGAAGCGCAAAGCGGAGGTtcaggcagaggaggagaaaccatctgtggaggagaagaaggacggaggagaagaggaggagaacgGCCAGGAGGGCCAAAGGGTGGTCATTGAACACTG TAAGAGCTGACGAGTGTATGGGCGTAACGCTCAGGAGGTGAAAACTGCCCTCCTGGCTGCCCACCCTGAACTGACTGTGGTCCTCAACCCCAAGGCCCCCCGCAGGAACAGCTTCGAGATCATTCTGCTGGATGGAGGCAAAG AAACCTCGCTGTGGACTGGAATTAAGAAGGGTCCGCCTCGTAAGCTGAAGTTTCCTCAACCTGATGTCGTAGTCGCTGCTCTACAGGAGGCTCTGAAGGCGGAGTAG
- the clp1 gene encoding polyribonucleotide 5'-hydroxyl-kinase Clp1: MATEGVEKTSEDIPVPGKLSNRFDLEKETELRFEVEAGEAAEQVELELLSGMAEVFGSELNRNKKYTFGPGSKIAVFTWQGCSVNLYGKPEVAYVSKDTPMLLYLNTHAALEQMRKQAERDNERGPRVMVVGPTDVGKSTVCRLLLSYAVRVGRRPTLVELDVGQSGVSVPGTVSALCIERPADVEEGFSVQAPLVYHFGSTTPGTNIKLYNKLTSCLAEVFSQRCEVNRKASVGGCIINTCGWVKGSGYQALVHCASAFEVDVVLVLDHERLYNELKRDLPHFVRVVLLPKSGGVVERSKECRRDARDEKIREYFYGFRGVTFYPFSYEVRFSDVRIYKIGAPSIPDSCLPLGMSQDDTQLKLVPVTPGRDLTYHVLSVSSAEDGEEGARKGIVESPVCGFIVVTNVDTQAQVMKVLSPAPRPLPRHTLLIMDIRFMDMK; the protein is encoded by the exons ATGGCTACAGAAGGTGTGGAAAAGACGAGTGAAGATATCCCAGTTCCTGGGAAGTTAAGCAATAGGTTTGACCTGGAGAAGGAGACTGAACTCAGGTTTGAGGTGGAGGCAGGGGAGGCAGCAGAGCAAGTTGAGCTGGAGCTCCTCTCAGGAATGGCTGAGGTGTTTGGCTCAGAGCTGAACCGCAACAAGAAGTACACGTTTGGACCAGGCTCCAAGATCGCAGTTTTCACCTGGCAAGGCTGCAGTGTGAATCTTTATGGGAAGCCAGAG GTGGCTTATGTGTCCAAGGACACTCCCATGCTGCTCTACCTGAACACACATGCTGCCCTGGAACAGATGAGAAAACAAGCAGAGCGGGACAATGAAAGGGGACCGAGG GTGATGGTGGTGGGACCTACAGATGTGGGGAAGTCAACAGTGTGCCGGCTGCTTTTAAGCTATGCTGTAAGGGTGGGCCGGAGGCCAACACTGGTGGAACTGGATGTTGGACAGAGTGGG GTGTCTGTGCCTGGGACAGTATCAGCACTGTGCATTGAGCGCCCAGCAGATGTGGAGGAGGGTTTCTCAGTCCAGGCTCCTTTGGTTTACCACTTTGGCTCTACTACCCCGGGGACCAACATCAAACTTTACAACAAG CTGACGTCGTGCCTGGCAGAGGTGTTTTCCCAGCGCTGTGAGGTGAACAGGAAGGCTAGTGTGGGAGGCTGTATCATCAACACCTGCGGCTGGGTGAAGGGCTCTGGATACCAGGCTCTGGTTCACTGTGCCTCTGCCTTTGAGGTGGATGTGGTGCTGGTGCTGGATCACGAGAGGCTCTACAATGAACTCAAACGAGACCTCCCTCACTTTGTACGGGTTGTGCTCCTACCAAAGTCCGGAGGCGTGGTGGAGCGCTCCAAGGAGTGCAGGCGGGATGCTCGGGATGAGAAGATCCGTGAGTATTTCTACGGCTTCCGTGGAGTGACCTTCTACCCCTTTTCCTATGAAGTGCGATTCTCGGATGTCCGCATCTACAAGATCGGAGCACCATCCATCCCGGACTCGTGCTTGCCACTTGGAATGTCTCAGGATGACACACAGTTAAAGCTGGTGCCTGTGACACCGGGGAGAGACCTCACATATCACGTGTTGAGTGTAAGCAGTGCCGAGGACGGAGAGGAAGGTGCTAGAAAAGGAATAGTTGAGAGCCCAGTGTGCGGGTTTATTGTAGTGACGAATGTGGACACACAAGCACAGGTGATGAAAGTGCTGTCCCCAGCACCTAGACCACTGCCCAGACACACTCTGCTTATTATGGACATCCGCTTCATggacatgaaatga